The following proteins come from a genomic window of Macrobrachium nipponense isolate FS-2020 chromosome 18, ASM1510439v2, whole genome shotgun sequence:
- the LOC135196901 gene encoding sperm-tail PG-rich repeat-containing protein 2-like isoform X2 — translation MGGQRNGTWTPTKRRGPIAAEFSSPGPASIALKSSIGIGDSTKNRPPAFTMSSRQASKLETAGPGPGQYNVTGLSNKGRDEPHAASMHIKPKDPKGYVTPAPCDYSPEKAEAKVNEASPKFSFGMKTENGKASDTPAPNSYSIPTLLGSTKEGAKQSAPSFTMSARPKPEEDKMKVPGPGSYEGAAVDKYKTMKSPSFSMGQRTTIPSDHTMKPGPGAHCPEKYKDSGPAFTMAPRAPEEVDKMKVPGPGAYEAGDLDKCKEKLPAYTMAPKTNLPTDKTQKPSPNAYSPEKYQDSGPKFTMAPRPAEETDKMKVPGPGTYNAGDLDRCREKMPAFTMGKKTELPTDKTPKPAPNAYAPEKYQETGPKFTMAPRPAEEIDKMKIPGPGTYNAGDIDKCREKMPAFTMGKKTELPTDKTPKPAPNAYSPEKYQDVGPMFTMAPRPAEDSDKMKIPGPGTYNPGDLDKCREKMPAFTMAPKTELPTDKGPKPAPNAYSPEKYQETGPKFTMAPRPAEEVDKMKIPGPGTYDSGDLNKCREKLPAFTMAPRTELPTDKTPKPAPNAYAPEKYQETGPKFTMAPRPADDVDKMKIPGPGTYDSGDLDKCREKLPAYTMAPRTEMPTDKTPKPSPNAYSPEKYVPMGPKFTMAARPAEEVDKMRVPGPGTYEAGDLDKCRTSLPAFTMAPKTTLPQDHTIKPAPNAYSPEKCLTTERATTPMFSFGIKHSLYLGKLRDQ, via the exons GAATTGGAGATTCCACGAAGAACCGTCCCCCAGCCTTCACGATGTCCAGCCGCCAAGCATCGAAGCTGGAGACGGCAGGACCTGGGCCAGGACAGTACAATGTTACTGGCCTCTCCAACAAAG GAAGAGATGAACCACATGCTGCCAGTATGCACATCAAGCCTAAGGATCCCAAGGGCTACGTCACTCCAGCACCCTGCGACTACTCTCCCGAGAAGGCAGAAGCAAAAGTCAACGAGGCATCCCCGAAATTCTCCTTTGGCATGAAGACAGAAAACGGGAAAGCTTCCGATACCCCAG CTCCCAACAGCTATTCTATTCCAACCTTGCTGGGATCCACCAAGGAAGGGGCAAAGCAGTCAGCGCCCAGTTTCACAATGTCAGCCCGACCAAAGCCTGAAGAGGACAAGATGAAG GTCCCAGGTCCCGGCTCATATGAGGGAGCAGCGGTTGACAAATACAAGACGATGAAGAGTCCTTCCTTTAGTATGGGGCAGAGGACTACCATTCCCTCTGACCACACCATGAAACCAGGACCAGGAGCTCACTGCCCAGAGAAG TACAAGGATTCTGGTCCAGCGTTTACAATGGCACCGAGGGCCCCAGAGGAAGTCGACAAAATGAAAGTCCCGGGTCCAGGCGCCTATGAAGCTGGTGACCTCGACAAGTGCAAGGAAAAGCTACCAGCATATACTATGGCTCCAAAGACAAATTTGCCTACTGACAAAACACAAAAGCCATCCCCAAATGCATACTCTCCAGAGAAG TACCAGGATTCCGGTCCAAAGTTCACCATGGCTCCCAGACCAGCTGAGGAAACTGATAAGATGAAGGTCCCAGGTCCAGGTACTTACAATGCCGGTGATCTCGATAGGTGCAGGGAAAAGATGCCAGCCTTCACAATGGGCAAAAAGACAGAATTACCCACTGACAAAACACCAAAGCCTGCTCCTAATGCATATGCCCCAGAGAAG TACCAGGAAACAGGTCCAAAGTTCACGATGGCTCCCAGACCGGCTGAGGAAATTGATAAGATGAAGATTCCTGGTCCAGGTACTTACAATGCTGGTGATATTGATAAATGCAGAGAAAAAATGCCAGCTTTTACAATGGGCAAAAAGACAGAATTACCCACTGACAAAACACCAAAGCCTGCTCCTAATGCCTATTCGCCAGAGAAG TACCAGGATGTGGGCCCAATGTTCACGATGGCTCCCAGACCAGCTGAAGACTCTGATAAAATGAAGATCCCAGGCCCAGGTACTTACAATCCTGGAGATCTTGACAAATGCAGAGAAAAGATGCCAGCCTTTACAATGGCTCCAAAGACAGAATTACCCACCGACAAAGGTCCAAAGCCAGCCCCTAATGCGTACTCCCCTGAGAAG TATCAGGAAACCGGTCCCAAGTTCACAATGGCACCCAGACCCGCTGAAGAAGTTGACAAAATGAAGATCCCAGGTCCAGGTACATATGATTCAGGGGACTTGAACAAATGCCGAGAAAAACTCCCAGCTTTCACTATGGCCCCCCGGACAGAATTGCCCACCGACAAAACCCCCAAACCTGCCCCGAACGCTTATGCCCCAGAGAAG TACCAAGAAACCGGTCCCAAGTTCACAATGGCGCCTAGACCTGCTGACGATGTCGACAAAATGAAGATTCCAGGTCCCGGTACGTACGACTCAGGGGACCTGGACAAATGCCGTGAGAAACTCCCAGCTTACACTATGGCCCCCCGAACCGAAATGCCCACCGACAAAACCCCCAAACCCTCCCCCAATGCATATTCCCCTGAAAAG TATGTGCCGATGGGACCCAAATTCACCATGGCAGCAAGACCTGCTGAAGAAGTTGACAAAATGAGAGTGCCAGGGCCCGGCACCTACGAAGCGGGAGACCTGGACAAGTGCCGGACTAGCCTGCCAGCTTTCACTATGGCACCAAAGACCACCTTACCCCAAGACCACACGATAAAGCCAGCACCGAACGCGTACTCGCCCGAAAAATGTTTGACG ACAGAGAGGGCTACTACCCCAATGTTCAGCTTTGGCATCAAACACTCGCTGTACCTGGGAAAGCTCCGAGACCAATAG
- the LOC135196901 gene encoding sperm-tail PG-rich repeat-containing protein 2-like isoform X8: protein MGGQRNGTWTPTKRRGPIAAEFSSPGPASIALKSSIGIGDSTKNRPPAFTMSSRQASKLETAGPGPGQYNVTGLSNKGRDEPHAASMHIKPKDPKGYVTPAPCDYSPEKAEAKVNEASPKFSFGMKTENGKASDTPAPNSYSIPTLLGSTKEGAKQSAPSFTMSARPKPEEDKMKVPGPGSYEGAAVDKYKTMKSPSFSMGQRTTIPSDHTMKPGPGAHCPEKYKDSGPAFTMAPRAPEEVDKMKVPGPGAYEAGDLDKCKEKLPAYTMAPKTNLPTDKTQKPSPNAYSPEKYQDSGPKFTMAPRPAEETDKMKVPGPGTYNAGDLDRCREKMPAFTMGKKTELPTDKTPKPAPNAYAPEKYQETGPKFTMAPRPAEEIDKMKIPGPGTYNAGDIDKCREKMPAFTMGKKTELPTDKTPKPAPNAYSPEKYQETGPKFTMAPRPAEEVDKMKIPGPGTYDSGDLNKCREKLPAFTMAPRTELPTDKTPKPAPNAYAPEKYQETGPKFTMAPRPADDVDKMKIPGPGTYDSGDLDKCREKLPAYTMAPRTEMPTDKTPKPSPNAYSPEKYVPMGPKFTMAARPAEEVDKMRVPGPGTYEAGDLDKCRTSLPAFTMAPKTTLPQDHTIKPAPNAYSPEKCLTTERATTPMFSFGIKHSLYLGKLRDQ, encoded by the exons GAATTGGAGATTCCACGAAGAACCGTCCCCCAGCCTTCACGATGTCCAGCCGCCAAGCATCGAAGCTGGAGACGGCAGGACCTGGGCCAGGACAGTACAATGTTACTGGCCTCTCCAACAAAG GAAGAGATGAACCACATGCTGCCAGTATGCACATCAAGCCTAAGGATCCCAAGGGCTACGTCACTCCAGCACCCTGCGACTACTCTCCCGAGAAGGCAGAAGCAAAAGTCAACGAGGCATCCCCGAAATTCTCCTTTGGCATGAAGACAGAAAACGGGAAAGCTTCCGATACCCCAG CTCCCAACAGCTATTCTATTCCAACCTTGCTGGGATCCACCAAGGAAGGGGCAAAGCAGTCAGCGCCCAGTTTCACAATGTCAGCCCGACCAAAGCCTGAAGAGGACAAGATGAAG GTCCCAGGTCCCGGCTCATATGAGGGAGCAGCGGTTGACAAATACAAGACGATGAAGAGTCCTTCCTTTAGTATGGGGCAGAGGACTACCATTCCCTCTGACCACACCATGAAACCAGGACCAGGAGCTCACTGCCCAGAGAAG TACAAGGATTCTGGTCCAGCGTTTACAATGGCACCGAGGGCCCCAGAGGAAGTCGACAAAATGAAAGTCCCGGGTCCAGGCGCCTATGAAGCTGGTGACCTCGACAAGTGCAAGGAAAAGCTACCAGCATATACTATGGCTCCAAAGACAAATTTGCCTACTGACAAAACACAAAAGCCATCCCCAAATGCATACTCTCCAGAGAAG TACCAGGATTCCGGTCCAAAGTTCACCATGGCTCCCAGACCAGCTGAGGAAACTGATAAGATGAAGGTCCCAGGTCCAGGTACTTACAATGCCGGTGATCTCGATAGGTGCAGGGAAAAGATGCCAGCCTTCACAATGGGCAAAAAGACAGAATTACCCACTGACAAAACACCAAAGCCTGCTCCTAATGCATATGCCCCAGAGAAG TACCAGGAAACAGGTCCAAAGTTCACGATGGCTCCCAGACCGGCTGAGGAAATTGATAAGATGAAGATTCCTGGTCCAGGTACTTACAATGCTGGTGATATTGATAAATGCAGAGAAAAAATGCCAGCTTTTACAATGGGCAAAAAGACAGAATTACCCACTGACAAAACACCAAAGCCTGCTCCTAATGCCTATTCGCCAGAGAAG TATCAGGAAACCGGTCCCAAGTTCACAATGGCACCCAGACCCGCTGAAGAAGTTGACAAAATGAAGATCCCAGGTCCAGGTACATATGATTCAGGGGACTTGAACAAATGCCGAGAAAAACTCCCAGCTTTCACTATGGCCCCCCGGACAGAATTGCCCACCGACAAAACCCCCAAACCTGCCCCGAACGCTTATGCCCCAGAGAAG TACCAAGAAACCGGTCCCAAGTTCACAATGGCGCCTAGACCTGCTGACGATGTCGACAAAATGAAGATTCCAGGTCCCGGTACGTACGACTCAGGGGACCTGGACAAATGCCGTGAGAAACTCCCAGCTTACACTATGGCCCCCCGAACCGAAATGCCCACCGACAAAACCCCCAAACCCTCCCCCAATGCATATTCCCCTGAAAAG TATGTGCCGATGGGACCCAAATTCACCATGGCAGCAAGACCTGCTGAAGAAGTTGACAAAATGAGAGTGCCAGGGCCCGGCACCTACGAAGCGGGAGACCTGGACAAGTGCCGGACTAGCCTGCCAGCTTTCACTATGGCACCAAAGACCACCTTACCCCAAGACCACACGATAAAGCCAGCACCGAACGCGTACTCGCCCGAAAAATGTTTGACG ACAGAGAGGGCTACTACCCCAATGTTCAGCTTTGGCATCAAACACTCGCTGTACCTGGGAAAGCTCCGAGACCAATAG
- the LOC135196901 gene encoding sperm-tail PG-rich repeat-containing protein 2-like isoform X7, with amino-acid sequence MGGQRNGTWTPTKRRGPIAAEFSSPGPASIALKSSIGIGDSTKNRPPAFTMSSRQASKLETAGPGPGQYNVTGLSNKGRDEPHAASMHIKPKDPKGYVTPAPCDYSPEKAEAKVNEASPKFSFGMKTENGKASDTPAPNSYSIPTLLGSTKEGAKQSAPSFTMSARPKPEEDKMKVPGPGSYEGAAVDKYKTMKSPSFSMGQRTTIPSDHTMKPGPGAHCPEKYKDSGPAFTMAPRAPEEVDKMKVPGPGAYEAGDLDKCKEKLPAYTMAPKTNLPTDKTQKPSPNAYSPEKYQDSGPKFTMAPRPAEETDKMKVPGPGTYNAGDLDRCREKMPAFTMGKKTELPTDKTPKPAPNAYAPEKYQDVGPMFTMAPRPAEDSDKMKIPGPGTYNPGDLDKCREKMPAFTMAPKTELPTDKGPKPAPNAYSPEKYQETGPKFTMAPRPAEEVDKMKIPGPGTYDSGDLNKCREKLPAFTMAPRTELPTDKTPKPAPNAYAPEKYQETGPKFTMAPRPADDVDKMKIPGPGTYDSGDLDKCREKLPAYTMAPRTEMPTDKTPKPSPNAYSPEKYVPMGPKFTMAARPAEEVDKMRVPGPGTYEAGDLDKCRTSLPAFTMAPKTTLPQDHTIKPAPNAYSPEKCLTTERATTPMFSFGIKHSLYLGKLRDQ; translated from the exons GAATTGGAGATTCCACGAAGAACCGTCCCCCAGCCTTCACGATGTCCAGCCGCCAAGCATCGAAGCTGGAGACGGCAGGACCTGGGCCAGGACAGTACAATGTTACTGGCCTCTCCAACAAAG GAAGAGATGAACCACATGCTGCCAGTATGCACATCAAGCCTAAGGATCCCAAGGGCTACGTCACTCCAGCACCCTGCGACTACTCTCCCGAGAAGGCAGAAGCAAAAGTCAACGAGGCATCCCCGAAATTCTCCTTTGGCATGAAGACAGAAAACGGGAAAGCTTCCGATACCCCAG CTCCCAACAGCTATTCTATTCCAACCTTGCTGGGATCCACCAAGGAAGGGGCAAAGCAGTCAGCGCCCAGTTTCACAATGTCAGCCCGACCAAAGCCTGAAGAGGACAAGATGAAG GTCCCAGGTCCCGGCTCATATGAGGGAGCAGCGGTTGACAAATACAAGACGATGAAGAGTCCTTCCTTTAGTATGGGGCAGAGGACTACCATTCCCTCTGACCACACCATGAAACCAGGACCAGGAGCTCACTGCCCAGAGAAG TACAAGGATTCTGGTCCAGCGTTTACAATGGCACCGAGGGCCCCAGAGGAAGTCGACAAAATGAAAGTCCCGGGTCCAGGCGCCTATGAAGCTGGTGACCTCGACAAGTGCAAGGAAAAGCTACCAGCATATACTATGGCTCCAAAGACAAATTTGCCTACTGACAAAACACAAAAGCCATCCCCAAATGCATACTCTCCAGAGAAG TACCAGGATTCCGGTCCAAAGTTCACCATGGCTCCCAGACCAGCTGAGGAAACTGATAAGATGAAGGTCCCAGGTCCAGGTACTTACAATGCCGGTGATCTCGATAGGTGCAGGGAAAAGATGCCAGCCTTCACAATGGGCAAAAAGACAGAATTACCCACTGACAAAACACCAAAGCCTGCTCCTAATGCATATGCCCCAGAGAAG TACCAGGATGTGGGCCCAATGTTCACGATGGCTCCCAGACCAGCTGAAGACTCTGATAAAATGAAGATCCCAGGCCCAGGTACTTACAATCCTGGAGATCTTGACAAATGCAGAGAAAAGATGCCAGCCTTTACAATGGCTCCAAAGACAGAATTACCCACCGACAAAGGTCCAAAGCCAGCCCCTAATGCGTACTCCCCTGAGAAG TATCAGGAAACCGGTCCCAAGTTCACAATGGCACCCAGACCCGCTGAAGAAGTTGACAAAATGAAGATCCCAGGTCCAGGTACATATGATTCAGGGGACTTGAACAAATGCCGAGAAAAACTCCCAGCTTTCACTATGGCCCCCCGGACAGAATTGCCCACCGACAAAACCCCCAAACCTGCCCCGAACGCTTATGCCCCAGAGAAG TACCAAGAAACCGGTCCCAAGTTCACAATGGCGCCTAGACCTGCTGACGATGTCGACAAAATGAAGATTCCAGGTCCCGGTACGTACGACTCAGGGGACCTGGACAAATGCCGTGAGAAACTCCCAGCTTACACTATGGCCCCCCGAACCGAAATGCCCACCGACAAAACCCCCAAACCCTCCCCCAATGCATATTCCCCTGAAAAG TATGTGCCGATGGGACCCAAATTCACCATGGCAGCAAGACCTGCTGAAGAAGTTGACAAAATGAGAGTGCCAGGGCCCGGCACCTACGAAGCGGGAGACCTGGACAAGTGCCGGACTAGCCTGCCAGCTTTCACTATGGCACCAAAGACCACCTTACCCCAAGACCACACGATAAAGCCAGCACCGAACGCGTACTCGCCCGAAAAATGTTTGACG ACAGAGAGGGCTACTACCCCAATGTTCAGCTTTGGCATCAAACACTCGCTGTACCTGGGAAAGCTCCGAGACCAATAG
- the LOC135196901 gene encoding sperm-tail PG-rich repeat-containing protein 2-like isoform X3, protein MGGQRNGTWTPTKRRGPIAAEFSSPGPASIALKSSIGIGDSTKNRPPAFTMSSRQASKLETAGPGPGQYNVTGLSNKGRDEPHAASMHIKPKDPKGYVTPAPCDYSPEKAEAKVNEASPKFSFGMKTENGKASDTPAPNSYSIPTLLGSTKEGAKQSAPSFTMSARPKPEEDKMKVPGPGSYEGAAVDKYKTMKSPSFSMGQRTTIPSDHTMKPGPGAHCPEKYKDSGPAFTMAPRAPEEVDKMKVPGPGAYEAGDLDKCKEKLPAYTMAPKTNLPTDKTQKPSPNAYSPEKYQDSGPKFTMAPRPAEETDKMKVPGPGTYNAGDLDRCREKMPAFTMGKKTELPTDKTPKPAPNAYAPEKYQETGPKFTMAPRPAEEIDKMKIPGPGTYNAGDIDKCREKMPAFTMGKKTELPTDKTPKPAPNAYSPEKHQDSGPKFTMAPRPAEETDKMKIPGPGTYNAGDLDKCREKMPAFTMAPKTELPTDKSPKPAPNAYSPEKYQETGPKFTMAPRPAEEVDKMKIPGPGTYDSGDLNKCREKLPAFTMAPRTELPTDKTPKPAPNAYAPEKYQETGPKFTMAPRPADDVDKMKIPGPGTYDSGDLDKCREKLPAYTMAPRTEMPTDKTPKPSPNAYSPEKYVPMGPKFTMAARPAEEVDKMRVPGPGTYEAGDLDKCRTSLPAFTMAPKTTLPQDHTIKPAPNAYSPEKCLTTERATTPMFSFGIKHSLYLGKLRDQ, encoded by the exons GAATTGGAGATTCCACGAAGAACCGTCCCCCAGCCTTCACGATGTCCAGCCGCCAAGCATCGAAGCTGGAGACGGCAGGACCTGGGCCAGGACAGTACAATGTTACTGGCCTCTCCAACAAAG GAAGAGATGAACCACATGCTGCCAGTATGCACATCAAGCCTAAGGATCCCAAGGGCTACGTCACTCCAGCACCCTGCGACTACTCTCCCGAGAAGGCAGAAGCAAAAGTCAACGAGGCATCCCCGAAATTCTCCTTTGGCATGAAGACAGAAAACGGGAAAGCTTCCGATACCCCAG CTCCCAACAGCTATTCTATTCCAACCTTGCTGGGATCCACCAAGGAAGGGGCAAAGCAGTCAGCGCCCAGTTTCACAATGTCAGCCCGACCAAAGCCTGAAGAGGACAAGATGAAG GTCCCAGGTCCCGGCTCATATGAGGGAGCAGCGGTTGACAAATACAAGACGATGAAGAGTCCTTCCTTTAGTATGGGGCAGAGGACTACCATTCCCTCTGACCACACCATGAAACCAGGACCAGGAGCTCACTGCCCAGAGAAG TACAAGGATTCTGGTCCAGCGTTTACAATGGCACCGAGGGCCCCAGAGGAAGTCGACAAAATGAAAGTCCCGGGTCCAGGCGCCTATGAAGCTGGTGACCTCGACAAGTGCAAGGAAAAGCTACCAGCATATACTATGGCTCCAAAGACAAATTTGCCTACTGACAAAACACAAAAGCCATCCCCAAATGCATACTCTCCAGAGAAG TACCAGGATTCCGGTCCAAAGTTCACCATGGCTCCCAGACCAGCTGAGGAAACTGATAAGATGAAGGTCCCAGGTCCAGGTACTTACAATGCCGGTGATCTCGATAGGTGCAGGGAAAAGATGCCAGCCTTCACAATGGGCAAAAAGACAGAATTACCCACTGACAAAACACCAAAGCCTGCTCCTAATGCATATGCCCCAGAGAAG TACCAGGAAACAGGTCCAAAGTTCACGATGGCTCCCAGACCGGCTGAGGAAATTGATAAGATGAAGATTCCTGGTCCAGGTACTTACAATGCTGGTGATATTGATAAATGCAGAGAAAAAATGCCAGCTTTTACAATGGGCAAAAAGACAGAATTACCCACTGACAAAACACCAAAGCCTGCTCCTAATGCCTATTCGCCAGAGAAG CACCAGGATTCAGGTCCTAAGTTCACCATGGCTCCCAGACCAGCTGAGGAAACTGACAAGATGAAGATTCCTGGACCGGGCACTTACAATGCCGGTGATCTTGATAAGTGCAGGGAAAAGATGCCAGCTTTTACAATGGCCCCAAAGACAGAGTTACCCACAGACAAGAGCCCCAAACCAGCCCCCAATGCATACTCCCCAGAGAAG TATCAGGAAACCGGTCCCAAGTTCACAATGGCACCCAGACCCGCTGAAGAAGTTGACAAAATGAAGATCCCAGGTCCAGGTACATATGATTCAGGGGACTTGAACAAATGCCGAGAAAAACTCCCAGCTTTCACTATGGCCCCCCGGACAGAATTGCCCACCGACAAAACCCCCAAACCTGCCCCGAACGCTTATGCCCCAGAGAAG TACCAAGAAACCGGTCCCAAGTTCACAATGGCGCCTAGACCTGCTGACGATGTCGACAAAATGAAGATTCCAGGTCCCGGTACGTACGACTCAGGGGACCTGGACAAATGCCGTGAGAAACTCCCAGCTTACACTATGGCCCCCCGAACCGAAATGCCCACCGACAAAACCCCCAAACCCTCCCCCAATGCATATTCCCCTGAAAAG TATGTGCCGATGGGACCCAAATTCACCATGGCAGCAAGACCTGCTGAAGAAGTTGACAAAATGAGAGTGCCAGGGCCCGGCACCTACGAAGCGGGAGACCTGGACAAGTGCCGGACTAGCCTGCCAGCTTTCACTATGGCACCAAAGACCACCTTACCCCAAGACCACACGATAAAGCCAGCACCGAACGCGTACTCGCCCGAAAAATGTTTGACG ACAGAGAGGGCTACTACCCCAATGTTCAGCTTTGGCATCAAACACTCGCTGTACCTGGGAAAGCTCCGAGACCAATAG
- the LOC135196901 gene encoding sperm-tail PG-rich repeat-containing protein 2-like isoform X11 — translation MGGQRNGTWTPTKRRGPIAAEFSSPGPASIALKSSIGIGDSTKNRPPAFTMSSRQASKLETAGPGPGQYNVTGLSNKGRDEPHAASMHIKPKDPKGYVTPAPCDYSPEKAEAKVNEASPKFSFGMKTENGKASDTPAPNSYSIPTLLGSTKEGAKQSAPSFTMSARPKPEEDKMKVPGPGSYEGAAVDKYKTMKSPSFSMGQRTTIPSDHTMKPGPGAHCPEKYKDSGPAFTMAPRAPEEVDKMKVPGPGAYEAGDLDKCKEKLPAYTMAPKTNLPTDKTQKPSPNAYSPEKYQDSGPKFTMAPRPAEETDKMKVPGPGTYNAGDLDRCREKMPAFTMGKKTELPTDKTPKPAPNAYAPEKYQETGPKFTMAPRPAEEIDKMKIPGPGTYNAGDIDKCREKMPAFTMGKKTELPTDKTPKPAPNAYSPEKHQDSGPKFTMAPRPAEETDKMKIPGPGTYNAGDLDKCREKMPAFTMAPKTELPTDKSPKPAPNAYSPEKYQDVGPMFTMAPRPAEDSDKMKIPGPGTYNPGDLDKCREKMPAFTMAPKTELPTDKGPKPAPNAYSPEKTERATTPMFSFGIKHSLYLGKLRDQ, via the exons GAATTGGAGATTCCACGAAGAACCGTCCCCCAGCCTTCACGATGTCCAGCCGCCAAGCATCGAAGCTGGAGACGGCAGGACCTGGGCCAGGACAGTACAATGTTACTGGCCTCTCCAACAAAG GAAGAGATGAACCACATGCTGCCAGTATGCACATCAAGCCTAAGGATCCCAAGGGCTACGTCACTCCAGCACCCTGCGACTACTCTCCCGAGAAGGCAGAAGCAAAAGTCAACGAGGCATCCCCGAAATTCTCCTTTGGCATGAAGACAGAAAACGGGAAAGCTTCCGATACCCCAG CTCCCAACAGCTATTCTATTCCAACCTTGCTGGGATCCACCAAGGAAGGGGCAAAGCAGTCAGCGCCCAGTTTCACAATGTCAGCCCGACCAAAGCCTGAAGAGGACAAGATGAAG GTCCCAGGTCCCGGCTCATATGAGGGAGCAGCGGTTGACAAATACAAGACGATGAAGAGTCCTTCCTTTAGTATGGGGCAGAGGACTACCATTCCCTCTGACCACACCATGAAACCAGGACCAGGAGCTCACTGCCCAGAGAAG TACAAGGATTCTGGTCCAGCGTTTACAATGGCACCGAGGGCCCCAGAGGAAGTCGACAAAATGAAAGTCCCGGGTCCAGGCGCCTATGAAGCTGGTGACCTCGACAAGTGCAAGGAAAAGCTACCAGCATATACTATGGCTCCAAAGACAAATTTGCCTACTGACAAAACACAAAAGCCATCCCCAAATGCATACTCTCCAGAGAAG TACCAGGATTCCGGTCCAAAGTTCACCATGGCTCCCAGACCAGCTGAGGAAACTGATAAGATGAAGGTCCCAGGTCCAGGTACTTACAATGCCGGTGATCTCGATAGGTGCAGGGAAAAGATGCCAGCCTTCACAATGGGCAAAAAGACAGAATTACCCACTGACAAAACACCAAAGCCTGCTCCTAATGCATATGCCCCAGAGAAG TACCAGGAAACAGGTCCAAAGTTCACGATGGCTCCCAGACCGGCTGAGGAAATTGATAAGATGAAGATTCCTGGTCCAGGTACTTACAATGCTGGTGATATTGATAAATGCAGAGAAAAAATGCCAGCTTTTACAATGGGCAAAAAGACAGAATTACCCACTGACAAAACACCAAAGCCTGCTCCTAATGCCTATTCGCCAGAGAAG CACCAGGATTCAGGTCCTAAGTTCACCATGGCTCCCAGACCAGCTGAGGAAACTGACAAGATGAAGATTCCTGGACCGGGCACTTACAATGCCGGTGATCTTGATAAGTGCAGGGAAAAGATGCCAGCTTTTACAATGGCCCCAAAGACAGAGTTACCCACAGACAAGAGCCCCAAACCAGCCCCCAATGCATACTCCCCAGAGAAG TACCAGGATGTGGGCCCAATGTTCACGATGGCTCCCAGACCAGCTGAAGACTCTGATAAAATGAAGATCCCAGGCCCAGGTACTTACAATCCTGGAGATCTTGACAAATGCAGAGAAAAGATGCCAGCCTTTACAATGGCTCCAAAGACAGAATTACCCACCGACAAAGGTCCAAAGCCAGCCCCTAATGCGTACTCCCCTGAGAAG ACAGAGAGGGCTACTACCCCAATGTTCAGCTTTGGCATCAAACACTCGCTGTACCTGGGAAAGCTCCGAGACCAATAG